The window GTAATCTTATAGAAACAATAACATGCATCTTTATTTTATGATCTCTTTAAATAAACGCACAGCAATTCTAATTTCACATGCAACTCACTGCATGTTCAGTGTACTGTATGTTGGTATTCAACCATGTTTAATGTTGCGTTTCAATCAGCCACCTTTGCTGAAACACCGACACACCAACACATACCGGTGGACTCATCAGCTGCGAGGATGCCTTTGCCTGGAGCTACTATCCTGTGAGCAATGTCCTGCAGCTCCTTCTTCTGCTCAGGGGTCAGTGCGGGATACTGGTGAGTCATGGTGGCTGAAAGAGAGCGAAACACACATACTGCTTCACTATGTGCAAACCTGGATGACTGCCCAGGGCTGGCCTCATTTAATGTCTCCATTGTCTGCAGCTCAACTATACTGTTATACCAATGAGCTTTTCTAAGTTAAGTGCAGCCAGATTGGTGAAAATGGGCAAACTCCTACACGATGGCACTTAATCACACCATACAAGAACATGACATGTGTGCAAGATGCGAGCAGtacatttcctgtttcctgagagttgaaggggggggggggggagaaaaaagaaaaggaaatagaaaaaaagtaaTTCAGTAAAATCACTTATTGTGACTAGAAGCAAACACCCCATCTTGTTGACATTCATTTTCATGCATCATCTGGTGTCAgtcattaaaaacagaaagcttGGTGGCAGTGACCAAACTCCATAAACAGCCTTCAAACCAGATTATTTAATTCCCCTTTCCCTTCCTCACTCTTCCATAAATTAGCAGTTACGTAACCCCTCACCTCCCCCATGTGAACCACACCAGACGGATGGAGGGAGGGGGAAGGGGTTGTGTAATAACGCTCCTATAGACTCTGCTGCCAGTCCTCATTATAGCTGCAGGCCTGGATGCAACACGGCTCGTTTCCCCCTCCTCAGCAACACtctttgttttcctctgtcattatacacctctctgccaGTTACACCTTTAGTTCTTCGCCTGGAGTGACACGTCACGCATCCATTTAAGCGCTGCTGTTCTCAGACTACAAATTATTTCTACTGGAGCCATGCGATATGAGTGCATCAAGGATTTGTAAATTTCCGTTCTCACTCCAGCTAATGCACTGTGTGCCTGAGAACAAGCTGTGACTTGTCTGTTTGGCTATATTGGTATCCGAGGCGCTCCCGCTGAACACAAGGCTGTAGCTTTGTGCACAACGCTGCCGGGTGTGGGCCACAATAGCAGGTCATCCATTGGAGAATTCGATAGACTATTCATTTATTCTACTAAATGTTCCTCCACAGCAAGCAGTGTCAACTAAAAGCTGGAATTGTCAGTATATTGTAAAGGCACACATTCATAGGAGGCTGTAATACAGCTTAATGATAAAGTCAGGGAGGCTGGTTTATTGTGAGAGCACACCGTCTGATATACTCCCTGTACCCTCTGTGTTAATCCTCAGCTTAAAGCTATGAGATAACCTTTACAGTACACACAGGCCTCTCAATGAAATCAGTGTGCAACTCttatcacacacactcacacggcCAGGCCTGCAGGGCATATCGTGTCCCCGAGGAGAATAGCTTCAGCAGGGGTACAAGCTGCATACTTCACATCTCCAGTGAATAAAAGGAAGTATTTACACGTGATAAAAGCCAACCTAAGGGCAAAGGCATGTGTGCCCTCAGCTCTGCTCCACTGTCTGTACCAGCCAAAAACCATGCTCAGCAAATACCTGCCCTCCTTTGTGAAGCAGTACAACTCCACCGTGGTGGAGTTTCGCTAAGGAAACATTGCACAACAAGCTAACTCAATAGGAAATCTACAGTTTATGCAACaactggacaaaaaaaaaaaaaataacggAAAATTACTAAAGATGACAACTTTACATTGACTGGAGGCTTACGCTGAAATCACGGCTCAGCCCCAGCAGCCTATGGAGGCCTGCTTACCCACAGAGAGCGTCGGTGGAGGGAGTGTACCAGTATACTACACAACTATGTAGTATAACTGGTCTGCGGGCTACTCCTGGTTATTCTGTTATTGGTCCATCAGCTCAGGACAGAGTAGAGGGAAGTTACAACATGaaaagagctgaagtgaaacaaagTGTCAAACACATTGAGAAGTGACCACCACAGTCACTGCCTGTGCTTCTCCCAGTCCCTGTGAATGTCGCCACGTGTCAACCAATCGGCATTAAACTGACACATAGGTCATCCGCAACCAGGGACATGCATCCGGGATTTTGGACGAGTGCACAGGAGCACGTTTGCAATGGGTGAAACCATGTCTTTTTACACCGTCCATAGGGAATTGCATACACAAATTAATACAACCCCCTTAAAAGAACAATATGAGGCAGGACTCTAGCACATTATCAGCTGGGGCAAGTTTGGTAGTAGTGCACTAGAGTTTATGCTTGGAGGGTtattagctttaaaaaaaaaaaaaaaaaaaaaagatattggCTAAATGTGCAAGTATAAAGTTTTAGAATCACTACTATGCATCAATGCAACAAccacagagagagagtgtgtggtGTCAAGGACATTTCTCTCTTTGGTAAAGTAACCTGGGAAAATATTTGTCACATAGGATTATCCTTCGGTCTCTCTTAATCTACGATGGCTCCCAAATCAAAAAATGGGAGATTGTCAGAAGGCTGTGGCTGAACTGCTTTAGACATAATCAGGTGATGACAACTCAGCTTATGTTACTCACAGCCAAAGGAGGTACTAATCTTATGTTTTCCATTTTTGGGTTTGCTTCTTGAACGTCTCCAGGAAACAGTCCCAGAGGAGGCCATTAGAACAAAGACAACTACCTCACTCTGTGCCACACAAGCACCACTGCAGGGCCTTGCACCACAGATGTGACACacttaaaacaaacaagccCAAAaggttaaaaagacaaaaaaaaaaaaaaaaaaaaaagtccattaTTCAGAGCATAGGATGTTAGGGAAATGGCCTGATCAAGAGAATTAAAAGGAAGGCTTTTCATTGGTGTTTGAGTTTAAATATTTCTGCTTTGCATATTCCTTTAGCTTCATGATCTATTCATGAAGTCAAGTGATTATTTGAaaccattttgttttgttttttgagttaatattaaaatacagaaatttttTTGAGTTCGGTAGAAGCCTCAACTACCCAACTGTAGCAGATTTAAAGAAACTATAGCACATCCTATAAAAACTGCAGGACATTACAATTGGGTGAACCTGCGTCTTCATTTGTATTGACTACCCTGAGCTACAGTATTAGGCTAAGAACTCTTTAAGCCTGGAGAACCCATGGAGTCAGATCCGTCCCCATTGGTTTACTAGGGAAACCATAgggtcaaatttgaccccatgggttctccagggttaaaaAGATCTTCCTgtgtttccaaaaaaaaaataaaaataaaaataggaaGCTAAAACTAGAGCAGCGTAAGCGCTATCAGAATCAAGTAGAGACCTTCCAGTAGCGTTATCATCAACACTGGTGATAACCGTTATCTTCCAGACAGTCACATACACATAAAGTTACCAATAACATACACTGTTCAGTGATCATGTTGCCCCAGTGGCCAAGGACATTTATCTAATGCGGctttcaaatattttataaattatGTGCACAAGGTTCTaaggctgtttgtgtgtgttcgtgttccTGTTTAgccatctttgtgaggaccgaaagctgcattctactatacttgtaagaaccaacagtcacttgtgaggacacacacacactggtcctcacaagtttgaaggcctttttgaggctcaaaatgtggttttagtgtcagggttacaattaggttatggttaggtttaggataAGGGTTCGGTTgaggcattcatttttaacggttagggaaaccattatgtcaatgaaggtcCTCAATAAGATAGTTGAACGGGCGTGTGTGTAGTAAATTCGAGTGCATCCTATTGATTGTCATTCGTGAGATTTATTGATTTGGTAACTGCAATTAGAAATTCTGCTTGGAGGTCAGATTCTTCATCGATTCCTGATCAATTTCCTGTGTGGctaaagcagctcaaaagaataaaaaacaaaaaataaacaaaaaaaacccaaaacaaaaccataCCATCACTAAAAACTGATAAGCCTGAAGTGATATGACTGAACAGTTTAAAGCTGGTTCACTGTTGTGAGTAGACTGCATATGCAGGCTTTCATGACACGTAGCCCAGCTCTCTATATTTTCTGATCTTTGATCCAGCCTGTTGAAGTGGTCTGCTTCAACAACACTTCTGCAATGCGACATGAAGATCAACTCCCTGCTGAGTCACAGAGAACCActtgaaaaaacaagaagaccggactcacacacacacacgctctttAGTTGTTGTTAGATGGAAAATGACACATCTAGATTTGTACCAGGCTGATTTAACTGTGATGCTGTCTGATTTCGATTGAATTTCAGgttaacagaagaaaaaacaaaaacaaacagaggggCCATCCAATGCTTCTCACCTTAAAACAGGAGCAGCCCGGCATGCAGTGAGAaatcacaaatacaagaaaaacatCAGAGTCCACATTTACAGCCATCACGCTGCAGCTGGTCTTCTTTTAAGCATTGCTGCAAGCATTCAACTACAAGGTCTTGAGCTTGCATGCTAGATTTACTGCCTATGTTCATAAGCATGTAGGGGGAGGATGAGGATTTTTTTGCCGTTTTGTCTAGATCATCAGAACCCTCTGGAGGgtgccacttttttttttttttttttaaattctattttCAAGTTGCATGAGCTTTGCGATGAAATGGCTCCTGCAGGACAGCACTAAAATAAAAAGCCTGCTTTCAGTGCTGTGCTTTGTTACCAGACGGGCCTCTGGCCTTGGCGTCGCATCTATCTTCAGGCCTTGATGCTGCAGCGGTAGCAGGAGCACTGTTACCCATGCAGCTCAATGGGAGCCTATTACAGACCTCGAGGCTGCGAGGGTGTTGCAGTTCAAAGAAAGGTGGACATTGATGAAAATGTGCAGGTTAGACTTCAGAAACATGTCCATAACAAACGTCAGTAAGGAAACCACTCATAATTAAGAACACCTGGTGTATGATTGTAAAAATACTTTCTGGACTGGAAACTATTAGTTTATCAATGGAGAATTATTTAGCAACAGCAGTTATTGATTAAGGGTTTCGATTTGTTCATTGATCCATTgcctcatttgttttttttaaaattcattttacaCGTGAAGTAGTAGCGTACAAATCAACAATGAAAACACTTATTTAAGAATTACACTCGTTAATAATGCAAGAGAAtagtaaaaaatataattacTAAGTGGAAACTGccgtttgttttggttttttaattATAAACACTTCTGCAATCCAACCCTCATCAATTACATCCCCACGTGATAAGGgctaaaacatatttgttataTATTATCATGATTATTGTTGatattagtatttattttacattctgAACTAATTTGCTTAAGTTGGTTAATTTTACGCCACTTTTCTACAAAACTAGcgcatataatatatatatatatatatacatatacatacacacacacacacgcaggccTTGCTTCCAAAATTCAGGCCGCTATATGACTTCATTAACACGTGTAGCTTTTTCACGTACTCTGCGGCTCCGCCTCTCGATGTCTACGTGCTTCGGGACAGCTACACCCTGACGGGAAACAACCTCGTCACAGCCCTCACCCATCACCGCTGCCACCCACGTTTGTACCCGACAAATCACGCATAATCAAGCACATGTAAAAACTGATAGCGTCGATCTGAAGCGAAGGAAGGCGCAACAGGCTCGTCTCCTCCACTTCCATCCTTGAAGGTCATCACTTCTGCGCCCTTCCTGTTGCGTACTTCGATGATGGGGCCGAAATGCGCAACTCTAAAACGACTGTTTTTGAGAAGGTGATAGACTTTTAGGAGTTGTCTGTCAAATTGAGATGACATAGCATCAGTGATACAGCTAATGACGCTGTTTGTTCATTTATGGCTAACAGGCTAGCTTTTGGAAGATACAGCTAGCTGTAGGTTCAGTCAACAGCATCACATCCGCATCACCATCAGAATGACAGCCATCATGGCTGACGCGCTCAGTAACACACAATAAACGTTTAAAATTTAAACAATTTTTGGATGAGGTGACTCTTACCTGCTGATAGAGGTGTGCGCAGAGGATGCGGAACGGTCTCCTGTTTCACTGCTGCAGCGCGACGTGACCTTTTAGAAAGCCTGGGCGGAGCTTAAACCAGGCGTCACGGCACGAAGCGACGGGGCGCATGCGCCGCAGAGCTCCAGAGTGATTgtgcatctttttttcttctttgtggaGACAGTTTGTCCTCTGTTTTCTAAAAGTACCAAGGTATTTATAGATGATGATGGTAAAATTGACAAAGCGATTGTGAACAAAGGCGGAACTTCGCCTCCTACAGTGCAAACTGttcaataagataaaaataattTACTTTAATTAAATATACTCTGTATTTGGTAAGTCTTTTTTCGTCCTAGTGTTAAATAACCTCTGAAAATGATTAATACTCATGTTTTGCGGCCTAGTTATAGACAAAGCTGAGTGAACTTTTATGACTTTCACATATGTTAGATTTCAATTCATATTATTGTTTATGGTATGTTCTGATACTTCGGTAATGTAATTTGTTGagaggtttctgtaaggcattTGAATTGAGCATTAACAATAATATGACCTTAAAAGGAATTTGTTTTCATAAGTTTTTCTGAGATGCTGAGCTCCCCCTGGTCAAATGCAGATCTGCACTTGGTGATTTGCCCGCATACCTCTATTTTAGTTGTGGCCTAATATACATGCTCCATTTATAGTGCATTTTGTACATGtgtgttgtttctttcttctcACTTTGTGTAAAGATGACACTGTTGGTGCTAATGCCAACTTTCTATTTTGTGGTCATAGAGGGATGGACACTGTCAGAGTCAATGCTCAGCTAGGCTGGGCTGTTTAAAttatgctcagttggtactaatttttcttttgctagCACATGGTGTGTCTTCTGCCCATCCGCTTCAAGGTTCAGTGTGTTGTGCGTTCagaaatgctcttctgcatactttggttgtaatgagtggttatttgagttgccAATGCCATTCCGTCAGGTCTGATGTCAACACTGCATTTTTACCCCAGAGAAGTGCCGCTCATtggatattttctcatttttctgtaaaacgtagagatggctgtgtggaaaagtcccagcagatcagcagtttccaaATTACTCAGACCAGCACGTCTAGCACCACCAACCACAccacgttcaaagtcactttaataactttcttcctcattttgatgcttggtttgaacttcaacaggttcCACCCTGACAGAACAAACCAGCAGAACTTTGTACAGTCAGAGTTTAATATTCCATCTGTGCTACATGGCAATTACAAAAATACATCATAACATAACATATCAAACATCAaagagtattaaaaaaaaagtcatataaACTTTAGAAACAGGAATATATACACATCAGCATTCGGTGACCAGAAATAAAGAAAGGTCAAGGATCACACACGAGGCATTCTGGGCACACATTAGGGCAtactttacaaaaataaataaataaataaattacactaTAATCAGATGAGCAGGTAAGTGCATAAAGGTGAGATCACTGGCAAGGGCTTACCACATCCACAGACCGTAGAAAAAGCCCTGTATCGATCAAAATGTTAAGTGGAGGTAAACGGTACTGCTGTTCCAGTCCCAGCTCTGATCTGCACACTTTTGTACAGCTCTTGGAGTCAAAAATCAAGGCTGAATGGGAAAACCACCAAGCGCTCCCCTGAGACGTAGGTTATAAATGATGAAGCTAAATAAGGTGTTGAAGGCATACACATTTGAACCTGATACTGTGTCACTTGCTCGAGGAGATGATGTAGCCAAGGTCAGGTTTGGGAAAGGTCAGATTGTGGCATGAGCAAAGGTACAGACTatgtttcaaagtaaaagttgcacaGATTGAGGCAACGAGTCTTCCATCCGCTTCTGCTAAAATAACTGCAACATCTtgcaacatgaaaataacagCAGAGATTTTGAAATCAACTAACCTAGCTGAAAGGATAACTATGGTTTGCAcacttaaaacaaaaaagaaaaaaatattatgatCTATAATATTATGATCAACAAGCATGACATTTCCACAAGGGGTAAATTTCACAGCATTTGTCCACTATGTATTAACACGGCAGCCATGATGGTTTACTGGAAAGTGGATGCACAATAGTGCAATCTTTCTTGCACAACTGTTGGGCAAACAAGTGTGCAAGAAACTGTGCAGCGGAGAAAGGCAAACACATAAAGGAAGAATAACTTGTATTAAGCACGTCACAAAACATAAAAGTCATTGAAATATgcgtggagaaaaaaaaaaaaggtgatttcCATTAAGTCAGTAATTTTAAAGTTTAGAAAAATTTTAAAGGCGCACCAATTCAAGGGTGAACAAATGTGCACAAGTGTGCCTTTACACTGTAAACTCAGTGTCTGTCAAACAAACACTTCTCTGCGTGGACCTTTTTCCTGAGCAGGATGCAGTGGGAGTGCTGGGCCAGGCAGCGGTACAGCTGTGTGAGTGTTTGCGCTGGGATCCTGCTGCGAGTGTGGCGTGGCGGGTGGGCTGAGGAGCGAGTCGTAGTCGAAGCCTTTGAGAGGCTGTAGGGACAAAGTGAGGCCTCGTCGAGCTTTGGCCGCTCGGTCCGGTCTCTCCCGCAGCTCCAGAATCACCTGACAGCAACAGAGAGGAGAAGTCAAGACTCATGCTTCAGCTTACAGAGGAAACAACCAAACCGAGGACATTCAGACGTCTCGTCTGTTACCTCCATGGGCTGACGCTGCAGTAGGTCGAGGTCAAAGGTTGATCCGCGGAAGAAGGTTTGCCGCTGGAAACGATCAAGCGTCCTCAAGCGACGCGAGGGAGTCTTGCATAAAAGCTGGACAGGAAAATGTGCAGATGATGATCTGACCGTTCAACTGGCTCGCTGCTTAGCAGATATACAATAAATGATTACCTCTGTTATTAGCAAGGCCAGTGGGGAGCTGAGGCTGAGGGGCATCTCATAGGGGAAGCTCCTCACTTTCCTCAACATGCTGCAGTGGTCTGGTTCAGGAGCCACGGGGAACTGACAGAGGGAAAATTCAGGGGATGATTCATCTTTTGCTACTTTGATAGATTAATACTTCAGCATGCCAGAACATTAAATGAACACAGTCTTTCATGCTCATGTGTCACTGAGAGATTAATCGAACTGCTGACCGTGCAAACAGGCAACAATAGCTAACCTTCCCAGTAGCCAGTGAGAAAAGCAGAATTCCCAGTGACCACCAATCAGCTGCATGGTTGTAGGGCCCACCACTCAGCACCTCAGGAGCTGCAGAGGACAGAGAACCCTCACAATGTTTTTCCATTCATAAATTCACCTCCCAGTAAAACATAATTAGATACGCTCTAAATGCTTCCAAATCCCAGCATCTGCAGCTGTGGTGGGATGAGCTGCAGGGGAGGTTAAGAGTGGATGTTTTCCTCACCCATATATTGGATGGTTCCACAGATGGTAAAGGCTCTTCCCCCTCTCTCCAGGCGACGAGACAAACCAAAGTCAGCTAGCCGGATGTGTCCTAGAAAAGATCATTTTCTCTATGTTATGATGAGTATGAAATCCcaggctattttttttttttttaactgacacAGGCTGGATTTTTAATTGTATCATAATGCTCCCTCATAGTTTGCAGTGATAGGTATTGATTGATAGACGTGCACAGCTCTGTTTTCTAGAAGCTTCTGTGCTTTTCCCTCATACCAAAGCTATGCTGCTCTCTGCTGGGGACAAGATTTACTTACCATTGTCTGTCAGCAGGATATTTTCCATCTGCAACAAcagagcaaaataaataaataggtggATGAGATTACACTCTTGCACTGAATTCTTATGCCACACACCGTGTCTGCCATCGGATTACTGCGAAACACTGATGAAAGGAAACCTGTAGCCtgtaacaaaatattaaaacaaaacaaaactctaaaTACGGTAtctgataaaaacacaaagtatCAAACAAATTCTActtcaataaaatattttgtggcaatttaaacatttttaatgcattGTACACATTGTTGTGTTCATGCATTGACTAAAAAACAGGAATGAGCAGTTTAGAAACTTTTTAGTAAGTATTCAGTATTCAGCcttacaaaaccaaaaacagccTTTGTACGTGTGCATGATGGAAAAGGAAGCTGAGCTTGCTGTTCTTATATGAGACGCAAAAGTAGGACATCCAGCTGGAAAGGTTTCAGAGTTAAGACAAAAACTCTTCATGATAAATGTTAGGCTTGCAGCATTTGATATCCTTTATTCTAGCCTATGGTATTCCTATGGATACCTTACTCCATCCATGGGAATGAAGCAGCTAAGTAACAGCCTGATAATCAAGTGCACTTGATTAGCTGATATGCAATGCTCGGAGAATTTCCCAAAAACCCatttcagactctacaggcctcagttagtatgttaaatgttaaagttaatgacagcacacttagaaaATAACTGAACAAGTATTTGGAAGGATTGCTAGGAAAAAGCTTCTTCTCTAAAATAAAGAAGCATTGCTTAGTTTTGCAAAATTCCATCAAAACAACGCTTTCTCAGCTTTCAAGATTTCTCAAACAATGCCTGGAGTGACCGAAGTGGAATATCAGCTGTAAAATATCAACTGTCAAACACTGCGGTGACAGAGGgctgatttgggcttgttttgtagTTATTGAATCAATAATGAATTcatctgtataccaaagtattctagacaCAAATGTGAGACCACATGTCTTACAGCAAATCTAcagcagaatggctgaaaaaaaaagaaccaatgAGCAATGTCAATGTCCAAGgtggtgggaccttaagagagctgctgTGAACAACTTCCCACAAACATCATTAAACTCAAACAAAGTTGTAAAGAACAGTGGGACAAATTTCCTTTCACAATGATGTAAAAGACTGAGGACTGCagagagtcctgtgaaaaaccttGATATGAATATGTGTTGCCTGAAATGATCTAGATGCCTGTGCTTAACATAGGTTTTGTGTCATTGTAcaatttttttggtttttacctTCACATCTCTGTGGATCACCCCAAAATCGTGCAGAAAgcctgtaaaaaaacaacaactagtAAGCAAACAGGTTTCAAATCCATGTCTTCGTACTGGCAAACTGAACCATTCTGACTTTGCTGTGTTGCTGGTGGAGATCCTTAGAGAGCTCATCTGTTTTTAATAAGACCACCTCTGATAATTACTTCCAGTTAAATAACTATGGAAACGACGCTTTGAGCTAATTAAGATTTCTGAAGGGAAAAGTCAGGCTTACAGTACGGATGAGGGTTCACATCTTTCATTTAATTAGTAATGTAATAGCATACACACCAAGCGCACATCCCAACTCTGCAGCAAACACTCGCACCGTGTCCTCTGGGAACTGACCAATCATCTGCCAGTAGGTGTAGAGGTCTCCTGTGCTGCAGTAGTCGCACACTGTTGGAGAAGAAACAGGATCA of the Maylandia zebra isolate NMK-2024a linkage group LG10, Mzebra_GT3a, whole genome shotgun sequence genome contains:
- the rskrb gene encoding ribosomal protein S6 kinase-related protein isoform X2; this encodes MGADGSKNRKRPSEGQENEHLSSGWRGFLSNIGLSVPAGLCRLAPSALHLGQRRMLQGKAPEIPDHVLRLAGVGPHKLRAEWSLPGFITMFLPEFPHRTVPGHEHFQVLGYIAKGSFGPILKVKDKVKQKTYAVKVIPKAEILRLGVLEQSKEEVVVQRQVRHPFVHDLQDCWQTQRHVYIMCDYCSTGDLYTYWQMIGQFPEDTVRVFAAELGCALGFLHDFGVIHRDVKMENILLTDNGHIRLADFGLSRRLERGGRAFTICGTIQYMAPEVLSGGPYNHAADWWSLGILLFSLATGKFPVAPEPDHCSMLRKVRSFPYEMPLSLSSPLALLITELLCKTPSRRLRTLDRFQRQTFFRGSTFDLDLLQRQPMEVILELRERPDRAAKARRGLTLSLQPLKGFDYDSLLSPPATPHSQQDPSANTHTAVPLPGPALPLHPAQEKGPRREVFV
- the rskrb gene encoding ribosomal protein S6 kinase-related protein isoform X1 — encoded protein: MGADGSKNRKRPSEGQENEHLSSGWRGFLSNIGLSVPAGLCRLAPSALHLGQRRMLQGKAPEIPDHVLRLAGVGPHKLRAEWSLPGFITMFLPEFPHRTVPGHEHFQVLGYIAKGSFGPILKVKDKVKQKTYAVKVIPKAEILRLGVLEQSKEEVVVQRQVRHPFVHDLQDCWQTQRHVYIMCDYCSTGDLYTYWQMIGQFPEDTVRVFAAELGCALGFLHDFGVIHRDVKATGFLSSVFRSNPMADTMENILLTDNGHIRLADFGLSRRLERGGRAFTICGTIQYMAPEVLSGGPYNHAADWWSLGILLFSLATGKFPVAPEPDHCSMLRKVRSFPYEMPLSLSSPLALLITELLCKTPSRRLRTLDRFQRQTFFRGSTFDLDLLQRQPMEVILELRERPDRAAKARRGLTLSLQPLKGFDYDSLLSPPATPHSQQDPSANTHTAVPLPGPALPLHPAQEKGPRREVFV